The following are from one region of the Nicotiana tabacum cultivar K326 chromosome 3, ASM71507v2, whole genome shotgun sequence genome:
- the LOC107829903 gene encoding protein PIN-LIKES 7 isoform X1 — MGFWTLLEVASMPILQVLIISVLGAVMATDYLKLLPADARKSLNKIVFVAFTPSLMFASLAESVTFQDIISWWFMPVNVGLTFLFGGILGWIAVKILKPKPHLEGLIIATCSSGNLGNLLLIVIPAICKEDGSPFGDHRVCASVGLSYASFSMALGGFYIWTYTYQLIRSSSLKFKALKAAEEEAFKEPNKDLDTNEKSYLLDNNAQDHLPVSVTKSTENQTQKACKAADMELKKVSTWSKIVGVLHTFLEELTAPPTLGAIVGFLFGSVTWLKNLVIGDAAPLRVIQDSVKLLGDGTIPCITLILGGNLTQGLRKAQVKPLIIIAVVSVRFILSPLIGIGIVKAAANLGFLPADPLYHFVLMLQYTVPPAMNIGTMTQLFDVAQEECSVLFMWTYLVAALALTIWSTVFMWLLS; from the exons atgggTTTCTGGACATTATTAGAGGTGGCATCCATGCCAATACTGCAGGTGCTTATAATAAGTGTATTAGGTGCTGTAATGGCTACTGATTATCTCAAGCTACTGCCTGCTGATGCCCGCAAGTCCCTTAACAAA ATAGTGTTCGTGGCATTTACGCCATCCCTAATGTTCGCAAGTTTGGCAGAGAGTGTCACCTTTCAAGATATCATCTCATG GTGGTTTATGCCTGTAAATGTTGGGCTAACTTTCCTATTTGGAGGGATTCTTGGATGGATAGCTGTGAAAATACTGAAACCAAAACCTCATTTGGAAGGTCTCATAATTGCTACTTGCTCCTCAG GAAACTTGGGAAATCTTCTATTGATTgtcattcctgcaatttgcaaaGAAGATGGTAGTCCATTTGGTGATCATAGAGTTTGTGCTTCTGTTGGTTTGTCCTATGCCTCCTTTTCCATGGCA CTTGGTGGTTTCTACATATGGACATACACTTATCAGCTAATACGAAGCTCGTCCTTGAAATTTAAAGCACTAAAAGCAGCAGAGGAAGAAGCATTTAAGGAACCAAACAAGGATTTAGATACAAATGAAAAGTCTTACCTTCTTGATAACAATGCTCAAGATCATCTTCCTGTTAGTGTGACAAAATCCACTGAAAATCAAACA CAGAAAGCATGTAAAGCAGCAGATATGGAGCTAAAGAAAGTATCAACATGGAGCAAAATAGTAGGGGTGTTACACACTTTCTTGGAAGAGCTAACTGCACCTCCAACTCTTGGAGCT ATTGTAGGATTTCTGTTTGGGTCTGTGACATGGCTGAAAAACCTGGTGATTGGGGATGCTGCTCCCCTTAGAGTTATTCAAGATTCTGTCAAATTACTTGG AGATGGAACCATTCCTTGCATTACCCTTATACTCGGAGGCAACCTCACCCAAG GATTGAGAAAGGCACAAGTAAAACCATTGATCATAATAGCAGTAGTCAGCGTACGATTTATATTGAGTCCATTGATAGGGATTGGAATTGTTAAAGCAGCAGCAAATTTAGGGTTCCTACCAGCAGATCCTCTTTACCATTTTGTGTTAATGCTTCAATACACCGTCCCTCCTGCCATGAATATCG GAACAATGACACAATTATTTGATGTAGCACAAGAAGAATGTTCAGTACTATTCATGTGGACTTACTTAGTAGCAGCACTTGCACTCACCATTTGGTCCACTGTTTTCATGTGGCTCTTGTCATAA
- the LOC107829903 gene encoding protein PIN-LIKES 7 isoform X2 produces MGFWTLLEVASMPILQVLIISVLGAVMATDYLKLLPADARKSLNKIVFVAFTPSLMFASLAESVTFQDIISWWFMPVNVGLTFLFGGILGWIAVKILKPKPHLEGLIIATCSSGNLGNLLLIVIPAICKEDGSPFGDHRVCASVGLSYASFSMALGGFYIWTYTYQLIRSSSLKFKALKAAEEEAFKEPNKDLDTNEKSYLLDNNAQDHLPVSVTKSTENQTKACKAADMELKKVSTWSKIVGVLHTFLEELTAPPTLGAIVGFLFGSVTWLKNLVIGDAAPLRVIQDSVKLLGDGTIPCITLILGGNLTQGLRKAQVKPLIIIAVVSVRFILSPLIGIGIVKAAANLGFLPADPLYHFVLMLQYTVPPAMNIGTMTQLFDVAQEECSVLFMWTYLVAALALTIWSTVFMWLLS; encoded by the exons atgggTTTCTGGACATTATTAGAGGTGGCATCCATGCCAATACTGCAGGTGCTTATAATAAGTGTATTAGGTGCTGTAATGGCTACTGATTATCTCAAGCTACTGCCTGCTGATGCCCGCAAGTCCCTTAACAAA ATAGTGTTCGTGGCATTTACGCCATCCCTAATGTTCGCAAGTTTGGCAGAGAGTGTCACCTTTCAAGATATCATCTCATG GTGGTTTATGCCTGTAAATGTTGGGCTAACTTTCCTATTTGGAGGGATTCTTGGATGGATAGCTGTGAAAATACTGAAACCAAAACCTCATTTGGAAGGTCTCATAATTGCTACTTGCTCCTCAG GAAACTTGGGAAATCTTCTATTGATTgtcattcctgcaatttgcaaaGAAGATGGTAGTCCATTTGGTGATCATAGAGTTTGTGCTTCTGTTGGTTTGTCCTATGCCTCCTTTTCCATGGCA CTTGGTGGTTTCTACATATGGACATACACTTATCAGCTAATACGAAGCTCGTCCTTGAAATTTAAAGCACTAAAAGCAGCAGAGGAAGAAGCATTTAAGGAACCAAACAAGGATTTAGATACAAATGAAAAGTCTTACCTTCTTGATAACAATGCTCAAGATCATCTTCCTGTTAGTGTGACAAAATCCACTGAAAATCAAACA AAAGCATGTAAAGCAGCAGATATGGAGCTAAAGAAAGTATCAACATGGAGCAAAATAGTAGGGGTGTTACACACTTTCTTGGAAGAGCTAACTGCACCTCCAACTCTTGGAGCT ATTGTAGGATTTCTGTTTGGGTCTGTGACATGGCTGAAAAACCTGGTGATTGGGGATGCTGCTCCCCTTAGAGTTATTCAAGATTCTGTCAAATTACTTGG AGATGGAACCATTCCTTGCATTACCCTTATACTCGGAGGCAACCTCACCCAAG GATTGAGAAAGGCACAAGTAAAACCATTGATCATAATAGCAGTAGTCAGCGTACGATTTATATTGAGTCCATTGATAGGGATTGGAATTGTTAAAGCAGCAGCAAATTTAGGGTTCCTACCAGCAGATCCTCTTTACCATTTTGTGTTAATGCTTCAATACACCGTCCCTCCTGCCATGAATATCG GAACAATGACACAATTATTTGATGTAGCACAAGAAGAATGTTCAGTACTATTCATGTGGACTTACTTAGTAGCAGCACTTGCACTCACCATTTGGTCCACTGTTTTCATGTGGCTCTTGTCATAA